In Nitrospira sp., a single genomic region encodes these proteins:
- a CDS encoding ABC transporter ATP-binding protein, with the protein MKSLLRVLQYLRPHRGLAAATLLCALCATAMELVPPWIVKIVIDDVIQAKQEALLPWALAGLVIAYIGKNVFASLRIRLNNTLEQTVVHELRSEVFAAVQRLSLTYFENRSTGEIMSRVTNDTEHVERIFIDGVEAALTASLTLIGITIMLFALNWKLAVLSLVPIPFLMWAAGRFTTKVHGFYHDIRQGAAEISGYIQDALSGIRETMGFGRQAHEQERFDRLSRAYSSANLKAMYLWSLYSPGMILVGSLGAVLILWYGAGEVSAGRLTLGELVLFLSYLSLFYVPINQIHSVNHLLQHALAASDRVFEVLDTKPDVADAPGASAPAGKARGEVRFDRVEFRYRPEVPVLDGLSVSVSAGERIALVGPSGAGKSTLLKLLMRFYDVTGGAVLIDDQDVRDVPLEYLRRQIGYVQQEPFLFNGTVRENILYGDLAAADERIEAAARAARAHDFILDLPEGYETRIGERGVKLSVGQKQRVSIARVLLKNPPIVIFDEATSNIDTETEVKIREALNELTKGRTTFIIAHRLTTLHDVDRILVIEKGRLVEQGTHDRLMAEGGVYAGLYEAQFQT; encoded by the coding sequence GTGAAATCCCTCTTGCGTGTCTTACAGTATCTGCGGCCCCACCGCGGCCTGGCGGCCGCCACGCTGCTGTGCGCCTTGTGCGCCACCGCCATGGAATTGGTGCCTCCGTGGATCGTCAAGATCGTCATCGACGACGTGATTCAGGCCAAGCAGGAAGCGCTCCTTCCCTGGGCGCTCGCCGGGCTCGTAATCGCCTATATCGGCAAGAACGTGTTTGCCTCCCTGCGGATCCGATTGAACAACACCCTGGAACAGACCGTCGTGCACGAACTCCGCAGTGAGGTCTTCGCCGCGGTCCAGCGGCTGTCACTCACGTACTTCGAGAATCGCTCGACCGGCGAAATCATGTCGCGCGTGACGAACGACACCGAGCATGTGGAACGCATCTTCATCGACGGAGTGGAAGCGGCGCTTACGGCCTCGCTGACGCTGATCGGCATCACGATCATGCTCTTCGCGCTGAACTGGAAGCTGGCGGTGCTGTCGCTGGTGCCGATTCCCTTCCTCATGTGGGCGGCCGGCCGATTCACCACGAAGGTCCACGGGTTTTACCATGATATCCGCCAAGGCGCGGCCGAGATCAGCGGATACATTCAGGACGCCCTCTCCGGTATCCGGGAGACCATGGGATTCGGCAGACAGGCGCACGAACAAGAGCGGTTCGACCGTCTGAGCCGGGCCTATAGCAGCGCCAACCTCAAGGCGATGTACCTATGGTCTCTCTATTCGCCCGGCATGATTCTCGTGGGAAGCCTCGGCGCCGTGCTCATTCTCTGGTACGGAGCGGGGGAGGTCTCGGCCGGACGATTGACCCTCGGCGAGCTGGTGCTCTTCCTCTCGTATCTGAGCTTATTCTACGTCCCGATCAATCAGATTCATTCCGTGAACCATCTGCTGCAGCATGCCCTGGCGGCCAGCGATCGGGTCTTCGAGGTGCTGGATACGAAGCCCGACGTGGCCGATGCGCCGGGTGCGTCGGCTCCGGCGGGCAAGGCGCGCGGGGAGGTGCGGTTCGATCGCGTCGAGTTTCGGTACCGGCCGGAGGTGCCGGTTCTGGACGGGTTGTCCGTCTCGGTCTCGGCCGGGGAACGAATCGCGTTGGTCGGGCCCAGCGGCGCCGGCAAGAGCACCTTGCTCAAGCTGCTGATGCGGTTCTACGACGTCACAGGCGGGGCGGTGTTGATCGACGACCAGGACGTCAGGGACGTGCCGCTCGAGTATCTGCGCCGCCAAATCGGCTACGTTCAGCAGGAGCCCTTCCTCTTTAACGGCACCGTACGGGAGAATATTCTGTACGGCGATTTGGCGGCGGCCGATGAGCGCATCGAGGCGGCGGCACGGGCCGCGCGAGCCCATGACTTCATCCTCGACCTTCCAGAGGGGTACGAAACCAGAATCGGAGAGCGAGGCGTGAAGCTCTCGGTCGGTCAAAAACAGCGGGTGTCGATCGCCAGGGTGCTGCTCAAGAATCCGCCGATCGTGATCTTCGACGAGGCCACCTCGAATATCGATACCGAAACAGAAGTGAAGATCCGCGAAGCCTTGAACGAATTGACCAAGGGACGGACCACCTTCATCATCGCGCATCGGCTGACGACCCTCCATGACGTGGATCGGATCTTGGTGATCGAGAAGGGGCGGCTTGTGGAGCAGGGGACTCACGATCGGCTCATGGCG
- the def gene encoding peptide deformylase, with protein MAVLPIAKLGNPILRKVAVPVDVREIHTKEFQQLIDDMLETMLDEPGIGLAAPQVSHSIQLVVMGCEGDGGFPETALINPKIVYYGPQQAENWEGCLSVDGLRGKVVRPSVIRVQALDRDGKSVDIEADGLYAVCIQHESDHLIGKLFLDRMTDLSTLTQLTEFDKYWRKEPTPVI; from the coding sequence ATGGCAGTGCTTCCCATCGCAAAACTCGGCAATCCGATCCTGCGCAAGGTCGCAGTTCCGGTAGATGTCCGCGAGATCCACACCAAGGAATTCCAGCAACTGATCGACGACATGCTCGAGACCATGCTGGATGAGCCCGGCATCGGTTTGGCTGCGCCACAAGTTTCCCATTCGATCCAACTGGTCGTAATGGGATGCGAAGGGGACGGTGGATTTCCTGAGACGGCCTTGATCAATCCCAAGATCGTCTATTACGGCCCGCAGCAAGCAGAAAACTGGGAAGGTTGCCTGAGCGTCGACGGTCTGCGGGGCAAAGTCGTCAGGCCCTCGGTCATCCGTGTCCAAGCCTTGGACCGCGACGGCAAGTCGGTTGACATCGAAGCGGATGGGCTGTATGCCGTCTGCATCCAGCATGAAAGCGACCATCTCATCGGCAAACTGTTCCTGGATCGGATGACGGACCTGTCCACGCTCACTCAACTGACGGAATTCGACAAGTACTGGCGGAAGGAACCGACTCCGGTCATCTGA
- a CDS encoding HEAT repeat domain-containing protein has protein sequence MRTRVRNVITRATVAACLTAPLAAFALDRPAPIPAQMPYEMPPTTQHAPAETVPQNTKPLSQEELQRAEALLPLLEGKQEFWAMGEFVHLGEPAVPVLVKALTMPGPRIRYNAIETLSMLKAPAAVPALITTAKDPNEIPRVREHALRVSIRLDPSKTPEAVQVMSKDPNSSIRKTAAFEARYVRDKAIIPILIDMIADDERFVGLSAVQSLWILTRHETEFHDWETSTKEDRTQWTGEWTEWWNIEKDSFQLPEPRRRSAPQPG, from the coding sequence GTGCGCACCAGAGTACGTAACGTCATCACCCGAGCGACTGTAGCAGCTTGTCTTACCGCACCGCTGGCGGCATTCGCCCTCGACCGGCCCGCGCCGATCCCGGCGCAGATGCCCTATGAGATGCCTCCGACGACCCAGCACGCGCCGGCCGAGACCGTTCCGCAAAATACCAAGCCGTTGAGCCAGGAAGAACTGCAGCGGGCCGAAGCCTTGCTGCCGCTGCTGGAGGGAAAACAGGAATTCTGGGCCATGGGCGAGTTCGTGCATCTGGGCGAGCCGGCGGTGCCGGTGCTCGTGAAGGCGCTCACGATGCCGGGTCCCAGAATCCGATACAACGCGATCGAAACCCTGTCCATGCTGAAGGCGCCGGCCGCCGTCCCGGCGTTGATCACGACCGCCAAGGATCCGAACGAGATTCCCCGCGTACGCGAGCATGCGCTCCGCGTGTCGATTCGACTGGACCCGTCCAAAACTCCCGAAGCGGTTCAGGTCATGTCGAAGGACCCCAATTCGTCGATTCGGAAGACCGCCGCATTCGAGGCCCGGTATGTGAGGGACAAGGCGATCATCCCGATCCTGATCGATATGATTGCCGACGATGAACGCTTCGTGGGGCTGTCGGCCGTGCAGTCTCTCTGGATTCTGACGCGCCACGAAACCGAATTTCACGACTGGGAGACCTCGACCAAAGAGGATCGAACACAATGGACCGGGGAATGGACCGAATGGTGGAACATTGAAAAAGACTCGTTCCAGCTTCCCGAGCCGAGGCGTCGTTCCGCGCCCCAACCGGGGTGA